GTCTGATCCGGCTTTTCGGTGTGGAAGTGGCTTCAAAAACGGCGTCATCCGCGATTTCAATTGTTAAACTCAAAACACGGCAGAGGCAGCGGATCCAGGGATATGAACAGGTGGTCGATAAGTAAGTTTATGTCCCCAATAGAAAGCGCGCCGTCACAGGTAACGTCACCGAGTAGACTGTCAGGGAATATCGGCACACCGCTGCCAAATAAATGATCGATCAAATAGGTAACATCACCCATCGAAATGTCGGCGCTGTTGTTGACGTCGCCACGGGCGATAGAGAGGATGGCCCGATAGGCGTCAACGCGGCCCCAGCCATAAGCACCGTTCGGTACGGCACCGCCCAGCGGCTTGGCCGATTTGCAGAGGATGTCATACACGTTGTAGTCCGACGATGAATCCGAGGTTGTGTCGCGAGCCAGCAGTTCAGGGTCCCGCGCCAGAAGGAGCGAGGCTGCGCCCGCAGCCACAGGGCAAGCGGCTGATGTGCCGCCCATACGGCAGTTGTAGTTTTCATTGTTGAGCCCCCATTCGGGTAGCTGACAGTCCCACGGCCAGGGGTATTTGGGGTCGTATTGTCCGTAGGTTGGATTGTAGCCGTATTGGTACATTTGGTCAATTGTCCATACATCGCCATGCAGACCCGTGTGCCCGCTCGGCGCCGTCAAGTCAAGAGAGTCCCCGCGCTGGGTATACGGGAGCAGATTTTCAAGAGTATCCACTGACCCTACGGCCATCACGTACGGTAAATAGGCCGGATAGCCCACCGAATACCCAAGAAGCCCGGCATTGCCGGAGGCGAAGAAAACGGAACAACCCTTACTTCCGCGCCCTTGCACGACCGCGTTAGACAGAGCTTCATTGAGTACCGAGGCGCCACTGGGTGTGGTTAACCATCCCCAGCTATTAGAGAGAACGTCTGCACCGTGCTGCCACGCCCAGGTTATGGCTTCAGCGTAGTCAGCAATAGTACAGCGTACACCCGAAGTGGTATCCGGATAAATCTTTACCGGAAGTACACGGGTGGTTGGGTTCATGCCTATCACACCATCCCAAGTCTCCACCGCCAAGACTGAGTCCGTTGCGTGGGTCGACGCAATAATCCCGGCACAGGCCATCCCATGGGCACTTGAGGTACCGGGAGTAGGATCTTCGTCGCGCATAGCCCCTTCAATCCCTGTGCAGAAGTCATAACCTGGCAGTATCTTCGATGACGGCAGGTCAAAGACGTGATCCGTCACACCGTCGTCGAGCACAGCCACTACCACGCTGTCGGTGGGGCCCATAAGACCAGCGAAATCCCAAACCGACCTTTCATTAATCGTGCCAACAACACGCTTGATGTGGTTTTGTAACACGTAATAGTCATCCCACACCCGATAGGAATAGAGTTCCAGGCGAGGTATGAAGTTCGGCTCGGCCCAGCGGGTCGAAACAAGATCATGAAAGGCATTGGCTATCTCCAACAAACCTGAACCCGATCCGGGAGTATTTCGAATCAGGAATACGTTGTGCATACCGGGGATTTCCCGGTCGACCACGACATGGAATGGCACAACCACCTCATTAATCTGGTCTCCGGTAAAATTGCCGTCAAACGCCACAACAAAACTTTCCCCAATGATGAACGCTGAATCTTGGTCATCAAGATAACACGGTTCGGCAAGGTAGATTCCTTCTGTCGTTCTGAGTCGAGTCAGCTGCTCTGAGGTCAGAGGCGTGGTTACCTCGAACGCGCTGAAGCCGTCGAGCACTCTGTCGTTTTGGAGTTTCGTACCGATAGCTGGGAAATCTTCGAGTATGGCCCCGATATCATCCCAGCTAAGTTGGACTTCAAACTTGATGACGATCCTTGATGAATCTTCTCTTAATGGTACGACACCGCCTGGGCCATACCAGAACTGTGCGCAGACATCTGCGCTCGTCAGCAAAACAGCTACTAACGCTTTTGCTCCTGTGATTCTCATAACTCCTCCACCGCTAACTGGGTCAACGTGCATTCTGGCAGGTCAGATGGTAGAAACCTGCCCCGATTAAACACTCCACAGTAAGTGTATCCTTTTCTCTACAGTCGTAAAGTACCAACCGGTTTAGTCCAGCAAATTCAGTCACAGCCAGCAAACGCCCGTTCGGTATCATGGCAATGTTATCTCCCAAAATTCCGGTAGGGAAAGGAAGATCACATGTACTCCAGAAGATGAGCGAGTCGATTTGCTTCTCTCCCAGAGAGTACCTCGCGAAAGTGTAAGCCGGAGGAGGGCCGACCAGGATACTCCCGGGTCCGGTGAAGTAGACGTAGTCGTTGTCAGGCGACACAACAATATCCCCGCATCCAGGTGCGACCAGGTCTCGAAACACCAAGCTGTCCGCTGCTATGTCGAATACGTCGAATAGCATGTAGCAATCACCGAGATCACGAAACATGAATAGCAAGCGCTCGTCGACGGAGGGGACTACTCTGAAGATTCGATATTCATCGGGCACGCAAATGTAGTCGACGTTGAACCCTCCCGCCAGATCAAGGCGGTAGATTGAGCGGCAGCGTGTCGAAGGCCCCGGTGCATAGAATCTCTTGCCGTCCACTGTAA
The window above is part of the Candidatus Zixiibacteriota bacterium genome. Proteins encoded here:
- a CDS encoding S8 family serine peptidase, producing MRITGAKALVAVLLTSADVCAQFWYGPGGVVPLREDSSRIVIKFEVQLSWDDIGAILEDFPAIGTKLQNDRVLDGFSAFEVTTPLTSEQLTRLRTTEGIYLAEPCYLDDQDSAFIIGESFVVAFDGNFTGDQINEVVVPFHVVVDREIPGMHNVFLIRNTPGSGSGLLEIANAFHDLVSTRWAEPNFIPRLELYSYRVWDDYYVLQNHIKRVVGTINERSVWDFAGLMGPTDSVVVAVLDDGVTDHVFDLPSSKILPGYDFCTGIEGAMRDEDPTPGTSSAHGMACAGIIASTHATDSVLAVETWDGVIGMNPTTRVLPVKIYPDTTSGVRCTIADYAEAITWAWQHGADVLSNSWGWLTTPSGASVLNEALSNAVVQGRGSKGCSVFFASGNAGLLGYSVGYPAYLPYVMAVGSVDTLENLLPYTQRGDSLDLTAPSGHTGLHGDVWTIDQMYQYGYNPTYGQYDPKYPWPWDCQLPEWGLNNENYNCRMGGTSAACPVAAGAASLLLARDPELLARDTTSDSSSDYNVYDILCKSAKPLGGAVPNGAYGWGRVDAYRAILSIARGDVNNSADISMGDVTYLIDHLFGSGVPIFPDSLLGDVTCDGALSIGDINLLIDHLFISLDPLPLPCFEFNN